From Candidatus Eremiobacterota bacterium, the proteins below share one genomic window:
- a CDS encoding STAS domain-containing protein has translation MMKLSYESRALSEDLIYVELKGEFGYPDVLHTKDELYRLLGKAKKNLLIDLNSLEYIDSVGIGVIIGLQKRASELEGTLSLICRKGKIFKIIELVGLDKAFNLFSSFAAARQSLLGVS, from the coding sequence ATGATGAAACTGTCATATGAATCCCGCGCCCTGAGTGAAGACCTGATTTACGTGGAGCTCAAAGGTGAGTTCGGCTATCCTGATGTGCTTCATACCAAGGATGAGCTTTACCGCTTGCTGGGCAAGGCAAAGAAAAACCTTCTCATTGACCTGAACAGCCTGGAATATATTGACAGCGTGGGCATCGGGGTCATCATCGGCCTTCAGAAGCGCGCCAGTGAGCTTGAAGGCACGCTCTCCCTCATCTGCAGGAAGGGGAAGATATTCAAGATTATCGAACTTGTCGGGCTTGATAAAGCCTTTAACCTGTTTTCCTCCTTCGCCGCTGCCCGCCAAAGCCTTCTCGGCGTCTCATGA
- a CDS encoding tetratricopeptide repeat protein codes for MDRSFSDEVLFNIDDEDDDKEAAGRKKSFPAFSDEDFIAGEEEAESKGEEGTQEQAPAFKFPNKIIQKIMTEEQEGIALEGEGYEASVDMEEETRIRAEIAAELEKKGELFEQELAQKALEQQPSAKPKPKLPRKKKKEEPEEKPPEALKEGEPTAQEPAPGEPDHETAEPARKTAEETAEEPQEVETAEKAEVPEAAPAKKAAHAVRPPEKTAAAHKTKETPGQKAQDGRLDIAAEQFKKAEFYNSEGKEFLRQHKLEHAEESFKKALHINPQYAGAYNNLGYTYSLEGKVEESLEEFEKALENDPDLHVARINFANSCLRVQDFETAEEQYNYVIAEGPEDPRMHFYIGRICAMAHLNQSAIEAYHRVVKEDPTNAAAFNDMGVCHSRLQNYDKALENYQRVIEIDPNNAIAYNNMGIAYGKKGLINESIQCFESAVSYKPDFVTSLCNLGFAYGQKGIVEKEIEHYQRALGIDPDNPEVIHSLGLTLQSKGSDEDAIDAYRRAVEVNPEFPRAHFDLANVLQIKGKNDEAIEEYKKVIALTGTNPEAHNNLGLAYQQNGNIKEAIEEFKLAVAENPAFVEAYNNLGVANHSIGQLTEAKQAWGKAIEIDPMFAEAYNNLGTAEFMDNNLEETISYFSKVVEIRPDDPMAHCSLGNAYYVLGDIDRAIEECCNSIELGPNAWAHFILGSACYAQGMYEKGIGEYKNAIELQPDFVEARSILGVCYCEQGKLDDALVEFKKAKEVDPSYAEAYYNTGNVYKRIAKIDEAIEEYKAAIKHKKNYSDALYQLALVYEGRSTVNAIQYWKAFIDSSMNKPGEWERILEAEDHLKMLKEAPPSS; via the coding sequence TTGGACAGAAGCTTTTCCGATGAAGTGCTTTTCAACATTGACGATGAAGATGACGACAAGGAAGCGGCCGGCCGGAAAAAGTCCTTTCCCGCCTTCAGCGACGAAGACTTCATAGCAGGCGAAGAAGAGGCTGAGAGCAAGGGTGAGGAGGGCACGCAGGAGCAGGCGCCGGCCTTCAAGTTCCCCAACAAGATAATCCAGAAGATCATGACCGAGGAACAGGAAGGCATAGCCCTCGAGGGAGAAGGCTATGAAGCCTCGGTGGATATGGAGGAGGAGACCAGGATCAGGGCAGAGATAGCCGCTGAGCTGGAAAAGAAAGGCGAGCTCTTCGAGCAGGAGCTGGCCCAGAAGGCTCTTGAGCAGCAGCCGAGCGCAAAACCAAAGCCGAAGCTGCCCAGGAAGAAAAAAAAGGAAGAGCCAGAGGAAAAGCCTCCCGAAGCCCTGAAGGAGGGGGAGCCCACGGCGCAGGAACCCGCCCCCGGGGAGCCTGACCATGAAACGGCAGAGCCTGCCCGGAAGACCGCAGAGGAGACGGCAGAAGAGCCGCAGGAGGTGGAAACGGCAGAGAAGGCCGAAGTGCCAGAGGCAGCTCCCGCCAAAAAGGCCGCCCATGCGGTGCGCCCCCCGGAAAAGACGGCTGCAGCCCATAAGACAAAGGAGACACCCGGCCAGAAGGCCCAGGACGGCCGGTTGGACATCGCCGCCGAGCAGTTCAAGAAAGCCGAGTTTTACAACAGTGAGGGCAAGGAGTTCCTCAGGCAGCACAAGCTCGAGCATGCCGAGGAGTCCTTCAAAAAAGCGCTCCACATCAATCCCCAGTATGCCGGCGCCTATAACAACCTCGGCTATACCTACAGCCTGGAGGGAAAAGTCGAGGAGTCCCTCGAGGAGTTCGAGAAAGCCCTGGAAAATGACCCCGACCTCCATGTGGCAAGGATCAACTTTGCGAACTCATGCCTGAGAGTCCAGGATTTTGAAACTGCCGAAGAGCAGTATAACTACGTGATCGCCGAGGGGCCCGAAGATCCCAGGATGCACTTTTACATCGGCCGCATCTGCGCTATGGCCCACCTCAACCAGAGCGCCATTGAAGCCTATCACCGCGTGGTGAAGGAAGACCCGACGAATGCCGCAGCCTTCAATGATATGGGAGTCTGCCATTCACGGCTCCAGAACTATGACAAGGCCCTGGAGAACTACCAGAGGGTCATTGAGATTGACCCTAATAACGCCATCGCATACAATAACATGGGCATCGCCTACGGGAAGAAGGGCCTCATCAACGAGAGCATCCAGTGCTTTGAGAGCGCCGTTTCCTACAAGCCTGATTTTGTCACGTCACTCTGCAACCTTGGCTTTGCCTACGGTCAGAAAGGGATCGTGGAGAAGGAAATCGAGCATTACCAGAGGGCCCTGGGGATTGATCCCGACAATCCGGAGGTGATTCACTCGCTGGGGCTCACCCTGCAGTCAAAGGGAAGCGACGAGGACGCCATAGATGCCTACAGGAGAGCCGTGGAAGTGAATCCCGAGTTCCCCCGCGCCCATTTTGACCTTGCCAATGTGCTGCAGATCAAGGGTAAAAATGACGAGGCCATCGAGGAATACAAGAAGGTGATTGCCCTCACCGGCACGAACCCCGAAGCCCACAACAACCTCGGGCTTGCCTACCAGCAGAATGGCAACATAAAAGAGGCTATTGAGGAATTCAAGCTGGCCGTCGCCGAGAATCCCGCCTTTGTCGAAGCCTACAACAACCTCGGGGTCGCCAACCACAGCATCGGCCAGCTCACCGAGGCAAAGCAGGCTTGGGGAAAAGCCATCGAGATTGACCCCATGTTCGCCGAAGCCTATAATAATCTTGGCACGGCCGAATTCATGGATAACAACCTCGAGGAGACCATCTCGTATTTCTCCAAGGTGGTGGAAATCCGCCCCGACGACCCCATGGCGCACTGCAGCCTGGGGAATGCTTACTACGTGCTCGGCGATATCGACAGGGCCATCGAGGAATGCTGCAACTCCATAGAGCTCGGCCCCAACGCCTGGGCCCATTTCATCCTGGGGAGCGCCTGCTATGCCCAGGGAATGTATGAAAAGGGGATCGGCGAATACAAGAATGCCATTGAGCTCCAGCCCGATTTTGTCGAGGCCCGGAGCATCCTGGGCGTCTGCTACTGCGAGCAGGGGAAGCTCGATGACGCCCTCGTGGAGTTCAAAAAGGCCAAAGAGGTTGACCCCTCGTATGCCGAGGCTTACTACAACACAGGAAACGTCTATAAGCGCATCGCGAAGATAGATGAGGCCATAGAGGAGTATAAGGCGGCCATCAAGCATAAGAAGAATTATTCCGACGCCCTCTATCAGCTCGCCCTTGTCTACGAGGGGAGAAGCACCGTCAATGCCATCCAGTACTGGAAGGCATTTATCGACAGCTCAATGAACAAACCAGGCGAGTGGGAAAGGATCCTGGAGGCAGAGGATCACCTGAAAATGCTCAAGGAAGCTCCTCCCTCATCATGA
- a CDS encoding amino acid permease: protein MAQFFKTKDLGIILEESENQEFKLKKALGAVDLIALGVGAIIGAGIFATIGSAIAGGAAHKGAGPAIMLSFVLTAIACAFTALCYAEFASLIPIAGSAYTYSYATLGEIVAWIIGWDLIIEYAVGNIAVAISWSDYFVQFLKGLGINVPVWLCTNYRDAFSAPGVLESAPHIGSFPVIFNLPAVAIVALITLVLVIGIKESSFMNNIFVGLKLLILAFFIIAGIKFIKPENWSPFMPNGWQGVFSGAALIFFAYIGFDAVSTTAEEAKNPARDLPIGMIGSLIICTVIYIAIAAVLTGMTPYSELGTGDPLARAFSLIGVNWAAGIISFGAIVSMAAVLLVFQLGQPRIFFSMSRDGLLPAWFSHVHPRFKTPHVTTILTGVFVAFFAAFANINEVVELCNIGTLFAFVLVCIGVIIMRRRDPDRHRPFKCPAVPLVPLLGIACCAFLMIKLPLLTWIRFLYWLIIGLFIYFLYGAAHSRLRKEKVTFTESLRSTMPFLIPTIISFLLITWYIVIFLGPAMKVHDRIIAVMNSPEATTAIRSYIGREYRDYNADVERYMGYIKANGGNALPLIKKPLPGLDRADFLMAIPGSEKRLLMKLELTPMGWKITEIKEMEKE from the coding sequence ATGGCACAGTTCTTCAAAACCAAGGACCTGGGCATTATCCTTGAAGAGTCGGAAAACCAGGAATTCAAGCTCAAGAAGGCCCTTGGCGCAGTCGATCTCATCGCCCTCGGCGTGGGCGCCATCATAGGCGCAGGGATCTTTGCCACCATAGGCTCGGCAATAGCAGGCGGTGCGGCCCACAAGGGAGCAGGACCTGCCATCATGCTCTCCTTCGTGCTCACTGCCATAGCCTGCGCCTTCACGGCCCTCTGCTACGCTGAGTTTGCCTCCCTCATCCCCATTGCGGGAAGCGCCTATACTTACTCCTATGCCACCCTGGGAGAGATAGTGGCCTGGATCATCGGGTGGGATCTCATCATTGAATATGCCGTGGGAAATATCGCCGTAGCCATCTCCTGGTCAGACTATTTTGTACAGTTCCTCAAGGGGCTCGGTATCAATGTCCCTGTATGGCTCTGTACGAATTACCGTGACGCCTTTTCCGCGCCCGGGGTGCTGGAAAGCGCTCCCCATATCGGCTCTTTCCCCGTCATCTTCAACCTTCCCGCCGTGGCCATCGTGGCACTCATCACCCTTGTGCTGGTCATAGGCATCAAGGAATCGTCATTCATGAACAACATCTTCGTGGGCCTCAAGCTCCTTATCCTCGCGTTCTTCATCATTGCAGGGATCAAGTTCATCAAGCCCGAGAACTGGAGCCCCTTCATGCCCAACGGGTGGCAGGGAGTCTTCAGCGGCGCCGCCCTTATCTTCTTCGCCTATATCGGCTTTGACGCCGTCTCCACGACCGCCGAGGAGGCCAAGAACCCCGCGCGGGACCTCCCCATCGGCATGATAGGCTCCCTCATAATATGCACCGTTATCTATATCGCCATCGCCGCCGTGCTCACGGGAATGACTCCTTACTCTGAGCTCGGTACGGGCGATCCCCTCGCAAGGGCCTTCAGCCTTATAGGGGTGAACTGGGCGGCGGGGATAATATCCTTCGGGGCTATCGTATCGATGGCGGCGGTGCTGCTTGTGTTCCAGCTCGGGCAGCCGCGCATCTTCTTCTCGATGTCGCGCGACGGACTCCTTCCCGCATGGTTCTCCCATGTACACCCCCGCTTCAAGACGCCCCATGTGACCACGATCCTCACCGGCGTCTTCGTGGCCTTCTTTGCCGCCTTCGCCAACATCAACGAGGTGGTGGAGCTCTGCAACATCGGCACCCTTTTCGCCTTTGTGCTTGTCTGCATAGGCGTCATCATCATGCGCCGCCGGGACCCGGATCGCCACCGCCCCTTCAAGTGCCCCGCCGTGCCCCTGGTGCCTCTCCTGGGCATTGCCTGCTGCGCTTTCCTGATGATAAAGCTTCCGCTCCTCACATGGATAAGGTTCCTTTACTGGCTCATCATTGGCCTTTTCATCTATTTTCTCTACGGCGCGGCCCACAGCCGCCTCAGGAAGGAAAAGGTCACCTTCACAGAATCGCTGAGATCGACGATGCCTTTCCTTATCCCCACCATCATAAGCTTCCTGCTCATCACGTGGTATATCGTCATATTCCTGGGACCGGCGATGAAGGTCCATGACAGGATAATTGCCGTTATGAACAGCCCTGAGGCGACTACCGCCATCAGGAGCTACATTGGGCGGGAATACAGGGACTACAATGCTGACGTGGAGCGCTACATGGGCTATATCAAGGCCAACGGGGGGAATGCACTTCCCCTTATCAAGAAGCCTCTCCCCGGGCTTGACAGGGCCGACTTTCTCATGGCAATCCCGGGAAGCGAGAAGCGGCTGCTGATGAAGCTTGAGCTTACCCCCATGGGATGGAAGATAACCGAAATCAAGGAAATGGAAAAAGAATAA
- a CDS encoding IPT/TIG domain-containing protein: protein MKKTSLALLLLILTALPLFAEEPQIPVINEITPSKAKAGEQIMIKGSNFHKEKEKNIVRFGNIVAEIKKAWPDMLVVTVPEGAKVCGVTVDVLGLRSKEYKFYVIPYIEFGLADKNLNAGQKTKGIIRVVGSKKPWKIMVKNKYYEIIDLPGGAEQTVITSGGDDNKVEIDIVAKKKGNFSLMCKKLEELEEGAQGIAKATATPSASEAPKPSPKVVTPPIIPVPPPPRESPSPSPYTVRTPTAMPSVKASTTVPPPTPAPSPSPSMASPLAAASATPVKVLPPPTPEETRTKAIPIPPAPKETFTAKPTPETPTESPSPGEISARPSLPRPEITSKVTPSSLPHPSETPKTVLSPRSTAAPKASPDKKVTAKPADKNALLAYITTLKGKLATLRDKLQKVQTSLENKKETYGLKKGKDDLRNQDAIRSLNERGKKVAKKLTELDADLTELEKNPQDNADKIEAGKKQYDKLKAEQRNIRTWKKHMAARMSKDTAALYREVKTLKGQRDSLQKQIKKLQDEYDGKLKSLLKSS, encoded by the coding sequence ATGAAAAAGACGTCGCTTGCACTGCTCCTGCTCATCCTGACAGCCCTTCCCCTCTTCGCAGAGGAACCTCAAATTCCTGTCATCAACGAGATCACGCCTTCGAAGGCAAAGGCCGGCGAACAGATCATGATCAAGGGAAGCAACTTCCACAAGGAGAAGGAAAAGAACATCGTGCGCTTTGGAAACATCGTGGCCGAGATCAAGAAGGCCTGGCCCGATATGCTCGTCGTGACCGTGCCTGAAGGCGCCAAGGTCTGCGGCGTCACCGTCGATGTCCTGGGTTTGAGGAGCAAGGAATACAAATTCTACGTGATTCCCTACATCGAGTTCGGCCTTGCCGACAAGAACCTCAACGCGGGCCAGAAGACCAAGGGGATCATCAGGGTCGTCGGCTCCAAAAAGCCCTGGAAGATAATGGTGAAGAACAAATACTACGAGATCATCGACCTCCCGGGAGGCGCGGAGCAGACGGTGATAACCTCGGGCGGCGATGACAACAAGGTGGAAATCGACATCGTGGCGAAGAAAAAGGGGAATTTCAGCCTCATGTGCAAGAAGCTCGAGGAACTCGAGGAGGGAGCGCAGGGTATCGCGAAAGCCACGGCCACGCCCTCGGCAAGCGAGGCGCCAAAGCCGTCTCCGAAAGTGGTCACTCCTCCCATTATCCCTGTCCCGCCCCCCCCCAGGGAGAGCCCCTCCCCCTCGCCTTATACCGTGAGAACACCGACGGCAATGCCTTCAGTGAAGGCCTCCACAACGGTGCCCCCTCCCACTCCGGCGCCATCGCCCTCTCCTTCCATGGCAAGCCCGCTTGCGGCGGCCTCGGCCACTCCCGTCAAGGTCCTTCCTCCGCCAACACCTGAAGAGACGCGCACCAAAGCGATTCCCATCCCGCCGGCGCCAAAGGAGACCTTTACGGCGAAACCTACGCCCGAAACGCCCACAGAGAGCCCCTCACCCGGGGAGATCTCTGCTCGGCCATCCTTGCCCAGGCCTGAAATAACTTCCAAAGTGACTCCCTCATCTCTGCCGCACCCTTCGGAGACACCAAAGACGGTCCTTTCTCCCAGGAGCACGGCAGCACCCAAGGCAAGCCCTGACAAAAAAGTCACGGCCAAGCCAGCCGACAAGAACGCCCTTCTCGCTTATATCACCACCCTCAAGGGGAAGCTCGCCACCCTCAGGGACAAACTTCAGAAAGTGCAGACTTCTCTCGAGAACAAGAAAGAGACGTATGGACTCAAGAAGGGCAAGGATGACCTGAGAAACCAGGATGCCATAAGGAGCCTCAACGAGCGCGGGAAAAAGGTGGCAAAAAAGCTCACCGAGCTTGATGCCGACCTCACGGAGCTGGAGAAAAACCCCCAGGATAATGCCGACAAGATTGAAGCAGGAAAAAAACAGTATGACAAGCTGAAAGCGGAGCAGAGAAACATCAGAACCTGGAAGAAGCACATGGCGGCGCGCATGTCAAAGGACACGGCGGCGCTCTACCGGGAAGTGAAAACCCTCAAGGGGCAGCGTGACTCACTCCAGAAGCAGATAAAAAAGCTGCAGGATGAATATGACGGCAAGTTGAAATCATTACTGAAGAGCTCATAG
- the cax gene encoding calcium/proton exchanger → MRLFFVLLIFVPLSILFHFLHFSKALNFFISALAIIPLAGFMGRATEEIASKKGPTVGGLMNATFGNATELIIAFIALSRGYIEVVQASITGSIIGNLLLVMGASFLAGGLKYKSQPFNKAIVGNGASMLTIATIGLVVPAMFAYTCHLDSRSIAVVHLSEWVAIALLFVYFLGLVFSLHTHKNVFCVPDEDAVDECAQMHWSMGRSLAVLLVTTIFVAIESELLVDSIHEVTKVLSLTELFVGIIIVAIVGNAAEHAAAIVVALKGKADLSLNISQGSSIQVALFVAPVLVLFGTIVGQPMSLVFTPFEVLAVAVSVIISTIVSMDGESNWFEGVLLLAVYFILAVAFFFYRAPGL, encoded by the coding sequence ATGAGATTATTTTTTGTCCTTTTAATCTTTGTGCCCCTCTCGATTCTTTTCCATTTCCTTCATTTCTCCAAAGCCCTTAATTTTTTTATTTCGGCCCTGGCCATTATCCCCCTTGCCGGTTTCATGGGAAGGGCGACTGAGGAAATAGCCTCGAAGAAAGGCCCCACCGTGGGGGGGCTCATGAATGCCACTTTCGGGAATGCCACGGAGCTTATCATCGCCTTTATCGCCCTCTCAAGGGGATACATCGAGGTGGTGCAGGCTTCTATCACCGGCTCAATCATCGGGAACCTGCTCCTTGTCATGGGGGCGAGCTTTTTGGCGGGCGGCCTCAAGTACAAGAGTCAGCCCTTCAACAAGGCAATCGTGGGGAATGGCGCCTCGATGCTCACCATTGCCACCATAGGCCTTGTGGTGCCGGCCATGTTTGCCTACACATGTCACCTGGACTCAAGGAGCATTGCCGTCGTGCACCTCAGCGAGTGGGTTGCCATAGCACTGCTTTTCGTGTATTTCCTGGGACTCGTCTTTTCGCTCCATACCCATAAGAATGTCTTCTGCGTTCCTGACGAGGATGCCGTTGATGAGTGCGCGCAGATGCACTGGAGCATGGGCCGCTCTCTTGCAGTGCTGCTGGTGACCACGATTTTTGTGGCCATAGAGAGCGAGCTGCTTGTCGATTCCATCCATGAGGTGACCAAGGTGCTCTCTCTCACGGAGCTTTTTGTGGGCATCATCATCGTGGCAATAGTGGGAAACGCCGCAGAGCATGCTGCGGCGATAGTGGTGGCCCTCAAGGGAAAGGCAGATCTCTCCCTCAATATATCGCAGGGCTCTTCAATTCAGGTGGCTCTTTTCGTGGCTCCCGTGCTTGTGCTTTTCGGTACCATCGTGGGCCAGCCTATGAGCCTCGTGTTCACGCCCTTCGAGGTGCTCGCTGTGGCGGTCTCGGTGATTATTTCCACGATAGTGTCCATGGACGGCGAGTCCAACTGGTTTGAAGGGGTGCTGCTCCTCGCCGTCTACTTTATTCTTGCCGTGGCCTTTTTCTTCTACCGCGCACCGGGACTCTGA
- a CDS encoding amino acid permease gives MERILRESEQGENKLKKVLGPVDLMALGIGAIIGAGIFVITGTAAAGGASHIGAGPAIVISFIITGIACGFAALCYAEFSSLIPIAGSAYTYSYATLGELVAWIIGWDLVLEYMVGSSTVAIGWSGYFKSFLDGFGIRLPSWITTDIMTVVEALKHPEKYISKFSEAFPDLARTLTDIIHNPAVANKTQAMADAIGAVPDISTSPILIKFNSLLITALQAPHIGNLPVCINLPAFLIIALVTTLLVVGISESAKVNSFIVALKLIILAVFIIVGIRHINPQNWVPFMPNGIAGIQTGAAMIFFAYIGFDAVSTTAEEAKNPGRDLPIGIIGSLIVCTILYVIVAGVMTGICPWNLLGTSEPVATALKYVGETFLASHIISVGAVVALIAVLIVMQLGQPRIFFSMSRDGFVPKWLSVVHPRFKTPYRTTIISGIVVALCATVLNINEVAELCNIGTLFAFVLVCAGVIILRYRSPDLHRPFKTPLVPLVPLLGIATCVYLMCGLPLITWIRFVSWLVIGLVVYFFYGRHHTRYEDIGE, from the coding sequence GTGGAGAGAATCCTCAGGGAATCAGAGCAAGGCGAGAACAAGCTCAAGAAGGTCCTTGGCCCTGTTGATCTGATGGCCCTGGGAATAGGCGCCATCATCGGCGCCGGCATATTTGTCATCACCGGCACGGCGGCCGCAGGCGGCGCAAGCCATATCGGCGCAGGACCCGCCATCGTCATCTCCTTCATCATCACGGGGATTGCCTGCGGCTTCGCCGCCCTCTGTTACGCGGAGTTCTCATCGCTCATCCCCATCGCGGGAAGCGCTTATACTTATTCCTACGCCACCCTGGGCGAGCTCGTGGCCTGGATCATCGGCTGGGACCTCGTGCTGGAATACATGGTGGGCTCATCAACGGTGGCCATCGGCTGGTCAGGCTACTTCAAGTCTTTTCTTGATGGCTTCGGCATCAGGCTCCCCTCATGGATCACCACCGATATCATGACGGTGGTGGAAGCCCTCAAACATCCCGAAAAGTATATCTCCAAATTCAGCGAAGCCTTTCCCGACCTCGCGAGAACCCTCACGGACATCATCCATAATCCCGCGGTGGCGAACAAGACCCAGGCCATGGCTGATGCCATAGGAGCCGTGCCCGATATCTCCACATCACCGATTCTCATCAAGTTCAACAGCCTTCTCATCACGGCCCTTCAAGCTCCCCATATAGGGAACCTGCCGGTATGCATCAACCTTCCGGCATTCCTGATCATCGCCCTGGTGACAACGCTCCTGGTGGTGGGAATCTCTGAGAGCGCCAAGGTCAACAGCTTTATCGTGGCCCTCAAGCTCATCATCCTGGCGGTCTTCATCATTGTAGGGATTCGCCACATCAACCCGCAGAACTGGGTTCCCTTCATGCCCAATGGTATCGCGGGCATCCAGACAGGGGCGGCGATGATCTTCTTTGCCTATATCGGGTTTGATGCGGTCTCGACGACGGCTGAAGAGGCAAAAAACCCGGGGCGGGACCTTCCCATAGGAATCATAGGCTCCCTTATCGTATGCACCATCCTCTACGTGATTGTGGCCGGCGTGATGACGGGCATCTGCCCCTGGAACCTGCTGGGCACCTCGGAGCCCGTGGCCACGGCCCTCAAGTATGTCGGCGAGACGTTCCTCGCCTCCCACATCATCTCAGTGGGAGCCGTGGTGGCCCTTATCGCCGTGCTGATTGTGATGCAGCTCGGCCAGCCGCGGATCTTCTTTTCGATGTCCCGCGACGGCTTTGTGCCCAAGTGGCTCTCCGTGGTGCACCCGCGCTTCAAGACGCCTTACCGCACCACCATCATCTCGGGCATCGTCGTGGCCCTCTGCGCCACGGTCCTTAACATCAACGAGGTAGCCGAGCTCTGCAACATCGGCACGCTCTTCGCCTTCGTATTGGTCTGCGCCGGCGTCATCATCCTCCGCTACAGGTCGCCGGACCTTCACAGGCCCTTCAAGACCCCCCTGGTGCCCCTGGTGCCCCTGCTGGGCATTGCCACCTGCGTCTACCTTATGTGCGGCCTCCCGCTTATCACATGGATCCGCTTTGTATCATGGCTTGTCATCGGCCTTGTGGTGTATTTCTTCTATGGAAGGCACCACACCAGGTATGAAGACATCGGAGAATGA
- a CDS encoding ATP-binding protein yields MDLATREYYISKKMGKAIFDYRMLAQGDRVLVGISGGKDSLTLLRILTRWRDVAPFAFQVKAIHVAMEEMKEETEKVLGYLEREGLDCIVEQAKPVVPSKRSRCYWCARRRREHLFVAASRLGFNKIALAHHMDDIVETVLLNLFFNGEISTMAPNRALFDGKIHIIRPFAYVEESALKAVASIAGYPDLPPCPYGQVSKRAKMKEIIGGLRHRNRNVKTNIMRALSRVKEGYLLDLPPSRE; encoded by the coding sequence ATGGACCTCGCAACGAGGGAGTATTATATCTCCAAGAAGATGGGAAAGGCCATCTTTGACTATCGCATGCTGGCCCAGGGCGACAGGGTTCTTGTAGGCATATCGGGAGGCAAGGACAGCCTCACACTCCTCAGGATTCTCACAAGGTGGCGCGACGTGGCGCCTTTTGCCTTCCAGGTGAAGGCCATCCACGTGGCAATGGAAGAAATGAAGGAAGAGACCGAAAAGGTGCTTGGCTATCTCGAAAGAGAGGGCCTTGACTGCATAGTGGAGCAGGCGAAGCCCGTAGTACCCTCAAAAAGGAGCCGATGCTACTGGTGCGCCCGCCGCCGAAGGGAACATCTTTTCGTCGCGGCCTCCCGCCTGGGCTTCAACAAGATTGCCCTGGCCCACCACATGGATGATATCGTCGAGACAGTCCTGCTGAATCTTTTCTTTAACGGCGAGATAAGCACGATGGCGCCCAACAGGGCCCTTTTTGACGGGAAGATCCATATAATCCGCCCCTTTGCCTACGTGGAAGAGAGCGCCCTGAAAGCTGTCGCCTCAATAGCCGGCTACCCCGATCTCCCCCCCTGCCCCTACGGGCAGGTCTCCAAGAGGGCGAAGATGAAGGAGATCATAGGGGGCCTCCGGCACAGGAACAGGAACGTGAAAACCAACATCATGAGGGCTCTCTCCCGGGTCAAGGAGGGCTACCTTCTCGACCTTCCCCCTTCCCGGGAGTAG
- a CDS encoding transcriptional coactivator p15/PC4 family protein gives MSDEVEIARIERGYGKFLVVKIATWKDSNYVDVREYYTEKESDELRPTKKGIRFSYDLVEEIQDALAKVKEHVEGAS, from the coding sequence ATGTCAGATGAGGTTGAGATTGCCCGTATAGAAAGAGGATACGGAAAGTTTCTCGTAGTCAAGATAGCGACATGGAAAGACAGTAATTACGTGGACGTGAGGGAATATTATACCGAGAAAGAATCAGATGAGCTGAGGCCCACCAAAAAAGGGATCAGATTCTCCTATGATCTTGTCGAGGAGATCCAGGATGCCCTCGCAAAGGTGAAAGAACATGTCGAAGGGGCATCATGA